Below is a genomic region from Spiroplasma endosymbiont of Dioctria linearis.
TAATAAAAATCAAATATTTTTAGATATAAAATTAAATACACAAAAAGAAGTTTTTGAATTTATTTCTGCTAAAGCTTTTGAATTAGGTATTGTTTCAAATCAAGAAGCATTAATTACTGGTTTCAAAAATCGTGAAACTGAAGGTACAACTGGTTTTGAAGATGGATTTGCGATACCTCATGCTAGAATAAAAGAAATAAATAAATCAGCTTGTATATTTATAAAATTAAAAAAAGAAATTGAATGAGATTCTCTAGATGGAAAACCAATTAAATATATATTTGCATTAATAGTTTTAGAAAATGAAAATGATGAATATTTATCAATATTAAGTGAATTCTCAACAAAGCTTTTAAATGAGGAATTTAAATTAGGGATTAAAAACTCAAAATCAAAGACAGATATTTTAGATACTTTTGAATTAAAAAGTCAAAAAGTCAAAAATGAAAATTTAACTAAAAATAAAATTAGAGTTGTTGGTATATCAGCTTGTCCGACTGGTGTTGCACATACATACATGGCAAGAGAGGCATTATTAAAAGCGGGGCAAAATCTTGGATGAGATATAAAAATGGAAACCCAAGGTCAAAAAGGTCAAGAATTTAAATTAACAGAAGAAGATATTAAACAAGCTGATATCGTTTTTTTAGCTGTTGATATTTCTGTTGATAAAAGTCGATTTAATGGTAAAAAAATTTATCATGTAAGTACAAAAAAGGCCTTAAGAAATGCTGAACAAGAGTTACAAAATTCAATTAAAGAGGGTTTTATTTTTACAAATGATAGTAAAAATAAAACATTTGATGTAAAAAATAAAAATAAGCAAAGTATAGTCCAACATTTGATGGCAGGTATTTCTTATATGATACCTTTCATTGTTTTTGCAGGTTTAACCTCTGCAATAGTTGCAGGAATTGCTAATGCAACAAAAGTAACATTAACTGCGGATTCAACAGGGTGAATTAAATTTATGTGACATTTAAACGAATTTTCTAATATTGGATTTTCTGTTATGATGGCAATTGCAGGAGCATATATTGCTAATTCTATTGCAGGACGAGCTGCAATAGCACCTGCATTTATATTAACTATGATCGGTAATAATCCAGGACTTGTATGGCAAGGATATTTCCAAAACATTCTTGTAGAAGGACAAAATGGTAGCATGGTTTCAATAAATTCTGTAATGCAACCATTAAATATTTTTGGAGCTATTATTTTTGGTTTGAGTGTGGGTTATACAGTTCAATGAATTAATACAAAATGAAAAATTCATCAATATATACAACCGATCATGCCTATAATCATAATTCCAGTTTTTTTAACATTATTCTTTGCAATTATTTGAATGTTTACATTTGGACCATTAATTGGAATTGCAATAGGTTATTTATATACAGGTATTTTATCATTAGAAAATGCAGG
It encodes:
- a CDS encoding fructose-specific PTS transporter subunit EIIC encodes the protein MKKNIFNKNQIFLDIKLNTQKEVFEFISAKAFELGIVSNQEALITGFKNRETEGTTGFEDGFAIPHARIKEINKSACIFIKLKKEIEWDSLDGKPIKYIFALIVLENENDEYLSILSEFSTKLLNEEFKLGIKNSKSKTDILDTFELKSQKVKNENLTKNKIRVVGISACPTGVAHTYMAREALLKAGQNLGWDIKMETQGQKGQEFKLTEEDIKQADIVFLAVDISVDKSRFNGKKIYHVSTKKALRNAEQELQNSIKEGFIFTNDSKNKTFDVKNKNKQSIVQHLMAGISYMIPFIVFAGLTSAIVAGIANATKVTLTADSTGWIKFMWHLNEFSNIGFSVMMAIAGAYIANSIAGRAAIAPAFILTMIGNNPGLVWQGYFQNILVEGQNGSMVSINSVMQPLNIFGAIIFGLSVGYTVQWINTKWKIHQYIQPIMPIIIIPVFLTLFFAIIWMFTFGPLIGIAIGYLYTGILSLENAGVGMILVGLVLGLLSGVDMGGPINKIASFGATAMIPVDGGLAMGCSAAAFAVAPLGAGISTMLFRTTFKEDKELGINATVLGVMGVSESAIPFAIKYKWAAIIPNIICSGIAGMIAGAFMVQGHVGAWGGPIIAIFAGVTDKSSNFIGILWYLISIIIGVICHIILFRILVEIQSKGKISKDSFKSIFRENKKLITNKKNSKA